Below is a window of Georgenia soli DNA.
GAGCTCCTGGTGGAGCGGCTGCGCACCGCGGGCGTGCGGGCGGAGGGGCTGAGCACCACCGTCGACGAGGTCCGGCTCGTCTCGGCCGACGGCGGCCCCTCGCCGAGCGCCGTCGTGGAGGCGGTGCTGCGTCAGGAGGGGTACCGACTGGTGCCGGCCGACGGGTCCGGCGAGGAGGGCGGGCAGCCCGTGGAGGCGCGGGCGCCGCGCTGCCTGCGCATGGCGCTCAGCGGCCCCGCGCCGTGGCGGCTCAGCGAGGCGTCGACCTGCGGCGGCTCGGCAGGATGAACGGCTCCGGGAAAGGGGCCACCCGGACCCTCGACCACCTCACTCCGAGCGCGCCGAACCGCGGTCGGCCACCCACGGTGCGGCGGCCGCGAGGTCCGGGTGCAGGTAGACCAGGCCGTCGTCGAGGAGCACCCGGGGCGCCACCCGGCGGGAGGCGGCGAGGAAGTCGGCGAAATCGCGCCCGGCGAGGGCCAGCGCCGCCCGGGGGGCCCGCACGACTGCGGGCCGGTGCATGGCCGCGGCCAGGGCGGCCACGACCTCGCCCTGCCTGGCGGCACCGGGGGCGGCGAGGTTGACCGGTCCGGTCACCGACGAGTCGATGAGGTGCAGCTGGGCACGCACGTGGTCGGCCAGCGTGATCCACGGGAACCACTGCCGTCCGCCGGCGATCGGCCCGCCGAGCCCCAGCCGGATGAGCGTGGTGAGCGGGGCGATGGCCCCGCCGGACGGCGCCAGGGCGGGGGCGGTGCGCAGGAGGACCACCTGCGCGCCGGCGTCGGCGGCCGGGGCGGTGGCGGCCTCCCACTGCCGGCAGACGTCGGCCAGGAAGCCGTCGCCGGGGTCGGACGTCTCGGTGAGCACCTCGTCGCCGCGGTCGCCGTAGACGTCGGTGCCGCTCGCCTGCAGGAGACGCACCCGCCGGCCGTCGTGGTCGATCGCCCGGGCGACGGCCTCGGCGAGGATCCGTGTGCCGTCGACCCGGGACCGGAGGATCTCCTCCTTGTAGGCGGCCGTCCACGGCAGCCGGCCCAGGGAGGCGCCGCCCAGGTTCACGACGACGTCCACGCCGTCGAGCGCGGCGCGGTCGAGCGCTCCGGAGGCCGGGTCCCAGCCGACCTCGTCGGGTGCCCTGGGGCCGCGGCGCACCAGACGCCGGACGACGTCGCCGCGGTGCCGGAGGTGGCGGACCAGGTGGTGGCCCAGGAAGCCGGAGGCCCCCGCGACGAGCACGGTGCGGGTGCCGGCGACGGCCGGTGCGGTTCCGGCGGCGTTCACCGCGGTGGTGGCCATGGCCTCACGCTAACGGCGCCCCCGGGCAGATGCCACGGGGCCCCGCACCGTGATGGTGCGGGGCCCCGTGCCGGGCACGCGTCAGCGCGTCACAGACCGACCTCGGCGTCGAAGGCGCCCTCCTCCAGGCGGGCCTTGACGGTCGAGAGGAAGCGGCCGGCGTCGGCGCCGTCGACCAGGCGGTGGTCGTACGTCAGCGACAGGTAGATCATCGAGCGGATGCCGATGGTGTCGTTGCCGTCGGCGTCCGTGACGACCATCGGACGCTTGACGATCGTCCCCACACCGAGGATGGCGACCTCGGGCTGGTTGATGATCGGCGTGTCCAGCAGGAGCCCGGCCGACCCGGTGTTGGTGATCGTGAAGGTCGAGCCGGACAGCTCGTCCGGGGTGACCTTGCTGTCCCGGGTGCGGGCGGCGAGGTCGTTGATCTTCTTGGCGATGCCGCCGATCGTCAGGTCACCGGCGTCCTTGATGACCGGGACCAGCAGGCCGCGCGGGGTGTCGACCGCGATGCCGATGTGCTCGGCGCCGTGGTAGATCACCTGCTCGTCGTCGATCGTCGCGTTGAGCTTCGGGTGCGCCTTGAGGGCCTCCGTCGCCGCCTTGACGAAGAACGGCAGGAAGGTCAGCTTCGTGCCCTCTGCGGCCTGGAACGCGGACTTCGCCCGGGCCCTCAGGGTCGCGATGCGGGTGACGTCCACCTCCACCACGGAGGTCAGCTGGGCGGAGGTGTCCAGCGACTCGCGCATGCGCTTGGAGATGACCTTGCGCAGGCGCGACATCTTCTCGGTCGTGCCGCGCAGCGGGGAGACCTCGACGGGAGCCGGCGTCCTGGCAGGGGCAGACGCCGCGGGCGCCTGGGCCGGTGCCGCTGCGGCGGCCTTCTCGGCGGCGGCCTGCTCGGCCGCTGCCTCGACGTCCTGCTTGCGGATACGGCCCCCCACGCCGGTGCCCTCCACCGTGGACAGGTCCACGTCGAGGTCCGCGGCGAGCTTGCGCACGAGCGGGGTGATGTAGGCGGTGCCGGCGGCGGCCGCGGCCCTCGGCGCCTCACGACGCGTCTCGGCCTTCGGCGCCTGCGGCTCGGCCGGCTGCGCGGCGCCGCTCCGCGGCTGCTGCTTGGGTGCCTCGGCGGCGGGGGCCGGCTCCTCCTTGGGCGCCTCGGCCGCGGGGGCCGGCTCCTCCTTGGGGGCCTCAGCGGCGGGTGCCGCCTCAGCCTTGGGGGCCTCCGCCTTCGGAGCCTCGGCCTGCGGGGCGGCGGATCCGGCCGCGCCCACGATCGCGAGGTCGGTGCCGACCTCGACGGTCTCGTCCTCCTGGACGAGGATCTTCACCACGGTGCCGGCCACGGGGGAGGGCACCTCGGTGTCGACCTTGTCGGTGGAGACCTCCAGAAGCGGCTCGTCGACCTCGACCGTGTCGCCCTCGGCCTTGAGCCAGCGGGTGACGGTGCCCTCGGTGACGGACTCGCCGAGCGCCGGCATCTTCACGGCCTCGCCCGAGGCCTCGCCGCCGGCGGCGGGGGCGGAGGCGGTCGCCTCCTCCTTCGCCTGCTCGGCCGGCCTGGCCTCCTCGGCGGCCGGCTGCGCGGCCTCGACGGCCTCGGCGGCGGGCTGGCCGCCGGCCGCCGGCGCCGTGTCCGGCTCGCCGCTCGTGCCCTGCTCCGCGGGAGCCTGCTCGCCGTCGGAGGAGCCGGACCCGTCACCGATCACGGCGAGGTCCGTGCCGACCTCGACCGTCTCGTCCTCCTCCACGAGGATCTTCTCGACCACGCCGGCGACGGGGGAGGGCACCTCGGTGTCGACCTTGTCGGTGGAGACCTCGAGCAGCGGCTCGTCGACCTCGACCGTCTCCCCGACCGCCTTGAGCCACCGCGTGACGGTGCCCTCGGTGACGGACTCGCCCAGCGCGGGCATCTTCACGGACTCAGACATGTCCTGGAATCTCCTTCGATCGGGTCAGTTGTGCGCGTGCAGCGGCTTGCCGGCGAGGGCCAGGGCGGCCTCGCCCAGCGCCTCGTCCTGCGTCGGGTGGGCGTGGACGAGGGCGGCGACGTCCTCCGGGTAGGCCTCCCAGTTCACGATCAGCTGGCCCTCGCCGATGAGCTCGCCGACACGGGCGCCGAGCATGTGCACCCCGACGATCGGGCCGTCCTTCTCGCGCACGAGCTTGACGAAGCCCTGCGTCTGGAGGATCTGGGACTTGCCGTTGCCGCCGAGGTTGTACTCGAGGGCGAGGACGTTGTCCGCGCCGTAGGCCTCCTTGGCCTCGGCCTCGGTGAGGCCGACGGAGGCGACGTTCGGCTCGCAGTACGTGACCCGGGGGATGCCGGACTCGACGATGGGCGCGGGGTTGAGGCCCGCGATCTCCTCGGCGACGAAGATGCCCTGCTGGAAGCCACGGTGGGCGAGCTGGAGACCGGGGACGATGTCGCCGACTGCGTAGACGTTGCCCACGCCCGTGTGCAGGCGCTCGTTCGTGAGCACGAAGCCGCGCTCCATGGGGATGCCGTTCTCCTCGTACCCGAGGTTGGCGGTGGCGGGGCCGCGGCCGACGGCGACGAGGAGGATCTCGGCCTCGAAGGTCTTCCCGTCCTGGGTGG
It encodes the following:
- a CDS encoding TIGR01777 family oxidoreductase translates to MATTAVNAAGTAPAVAGTRTVLVAGASGFLGHHLVRHLRHRGDVVRRLVRRGPRAPDEVGWDPASGALDRAALDGVDVVVNLGGASLGRLPWTAAYKEEILRSRVDGTRILAEAVARAIDHDGRRVRLLQASGTDVYGDRGDEVLTETSDPGDGFLADVCRQWEAATAPAADAGAQVVLLRTAPALAPSGGAIAPLTTLIRLGLGGPIAGGRQWFPWITLADHVRAQLHLIDSSVTGPVNLAAPGAARQGEVVAALAAAMHRPAVVRAPRAALALAGRDFADFLAASRRVAPRVLLDDGLVYLHPDLAAAAPWVADRGSARSE
- the sucB gene encoding 2-oxoglutarate dehydrogenase, E2 component, dihydrolipoamide succinyltransferase, producing the protein MSESVKMPALGESVTEGTVTRWLKAVGETVEVDEPLLEVSTDKVDTEVPSPVAGVVEKILVEEDETVEVGTDLAVIGDGSGSSDGEQAPAEQGTSGEPDTAPAAGGQPAAEAVEAAQPAAEEARPAEQAKEEATASAPAAGGEASGEAVKMPALGESVTEGTVTRWLKAEGDTVEVDEPLLEVSTDKVDTEVPSPVAGTVVKILVQEDETVEVGTDLAIVGAAGSAAPQAEAPKAEAPKAEAAPAAEAPKEEPAPAAEAPKEEPAPAAEAPKQQPRSGAAQPAEPQAPKAETRREAPRAAAAAGTAYITPLVRKLAADLDVDLSTVEGTGVGGRIRKQDVEAAAEQAAAEKAAAAAPAQAPAASAPARTPAPVEVSPLRGTTEKMSRLRKVISKRMRESLDTSAQLTSVVEVDVTRIATLRARAKSAFQAAEGTKLTFLPFFVKAATEALKAHPKLNATIDDEQVIYHGAEHIGIAVDTPRGLLVPVIKDAGDLTIGGIAKKINDLAARTRDSKVTPDELSGSTFTITNTGSAGLLLDTPIINQPEVAILGVGTIVKRPMVVTDADGNDTIGIRSMIYLSLTYDHRLVDGADAGRFLSTVKARLEEGAFDAEVGL